The Primulina tabacum isolate GXHZ01 chromosome 16, ASM2559414v2, whole genome shotgun sequence genome window below encodes:
- the LOC142529635 gene encoding uncharacterized protein LOC142529635 isoform X1, whose amino-acid sequence MEARVGVDGGSATREFLQCHHSRAPAPQPPPKPQQQPIPQIGTVQQLLAGGIAGAFSKTCTAPLARLTILFQVQGMHSDVAVMSKPCIWREAIRIVNEEGFRAFWKGNLVTIAHRLPYTAVNFYAYEQYKSLDILQILKSIPGLDRRGEKNASSDIFVHFVGGGLAGITAASATYPLDLVRTRLAAQRNAMYYQGIRHALNTICRDEGFFGLYKGMGATLLGVGPSIAISFSVYESSRSHWHSLRPDDSTILVSLACGSLSGIASSTATFPLDLVRRRKQLEGVAGRARVYNTGLFGIFRQIIRTEGVRGLYRGIMPEYYKVVPSVGIVFMTYETLKKLLSHAPFSS is encoded by the exons ATGGAAGCTAGAGTGGGGGTGGACGGCGGTTCTGCCACAAGGGAATTTCTTCAATGCCACCACTCGAGGGCACCGGCTCCGCAACCTCCTCCGAAGCCGCAACAGCAGCCTATACCACAGATTGGCACGGTGCAGCAGCTACTCGCCGGTGGAATCGCGGGAGCTTTCAGCAAGACCTGTACTGCTCCTCTAGCCCGTCTCACGATTCTGTTTCAG GTGCAAGGTATGCACTCAGATGTTGCAGTGATGAGTAAGCCTTGCATATGGCGAGAAGCCATACGGATTGTTAATGAAGAAGGATTTAGGGCCTTTTGGAAGGGGAATTTGGTTACAATTGCTCACCGGCTTCCTTATACTGCAGTCAATTTTTATGCCTACGAGCAGTACAAGAGT TTAGATATTTTGCAGATCTTGAAATCCATTCCTGGCCTCGATAGACGTGGGGAAAAAAATGCAAGTTCAGATATTTTTGTGCATTTTGTTGGTGGTGGTTTGGCTGGAATAACAGCTGCATCTGCCACTTATCCGTTGGATCTTGTAAGAACAAGGCTCGCGGCACAG AGGAATGCCATGTACTATCAGGGAATAAGACATGCACTCAATACCATATGCAGAGATGAAGGCTTTTTTGGTCTGTACAAGGGAATGGGAGCAACATTATTG GGTGTTGGACCCAGTATAGCTATAAGCTTTTCAGTTTATGAGAGTTCGAGATCTCATTGGCATTCCTTAAG GCCCGACGATTCCACAATTTTGGTCAGCCTTGCTTGTGGCAGTCTTTCTGGCATTGCATCATCAACAG CAACATTTCCACTGGACCTTGTGAGGAGAAGAAAGCAACTGGAAGGGGTTGCTGGTCGTGCCCGAGTGTATAATACTGGATTGTTTGGAATATTTCGACAAATAATCCGTACTGAAGGGGTGCGTGGTTTATATAGAGGAATCATGCCAGAATACTACAAGGTTGTTCCGAGTGTGGGCATTGTTTTCATGACATATGAAACATTGAAGAAGCTTCTGTCACATGCGCCTTTCAGCAGTTAG
- the LOC142529635 gene encoding uncharacterized protein LOC142529635 isoform X2 produces the protein MEARVGVDGGSATREFLQCHHSRAPAPQPPPKPQQQPIPQIGTVQQLLAGGIAGAFSKTCTAPLARLTILFQVQGMHSDVAVMSKPCIWREAIRIVNEEGFRAFWKGNLVTIAHRLPYTAVNFYAYEQYKSILKSIPGLDRRGEKNASSDIFVHFVGGGLAGITAASATYPLDLVRTRLAAQRNAMYYQGIRHALNTICRDEGFFGLYKGMGATLLGVGPSIAISFSVYESSRSHWHSLRPDDSTILVSLACGSLSGIASSTATFPLDLVRRRKQLEGVAGRARVYNTGLFGIFRQIIRTEGVRGLYRGIMPEYYKVVPSVGIVFMTYETLKKLLSHAPFSS, from the exons ATGGAAGCTAGAGTGGGGGTGGACGGCGGTTCTGCCACAAGGGAATTTCTTCAATGCCACCACTCGAGGGCACCGGCTCCGCAACCTCCTCCGAAGCCGCAACAGCAGCCTATACCACAGATTGGCACGGTGCAGCAGCTACTCGCCGGTGGAATCGCGGGAGCTTTCAGCAAGACCTGTACTGCTCCTCTAGCCCGTCTCACGATTCTGTTTCAG GTGCAAGGTATGCACTCAGATGTTGCAGTGATGAGTAAGCCTTGCATATGGCGAGAAGCCATACGGATTGTTAATGAAGAAGGATTTAGGGCCTTTTGGAAGGGGAATTTGGTTACAATTGCTCACCGGCTTCCTTATACTGCAGTCAATTTTTATGCCTACGAGCAGTACAAGAGT ATCTTGAAATCCATTCCTGGCCTCGATAGACGTGGGGAAAAAAATGCAAGTTCAGATATTTTTGTGCATTTTGTTGGTGGTGGTTTGGCTGGAATAACAGCTGCATCTGCCACTTATCCGTTGGATCTTGTAAGAACAAGGCTCGCGGCACAG AGGAATGCCATGTACTATCAGGGAATAAGACATGCACTCAATACCATATGCAGAGATGAAGGCTTTTTTGGTCTGTACAAGGGAATGGGAGCAACATTATTG GGTGTTGGACCCAGTATAGCTATAAGCTTTTCAGTTTATGAGAGTTCGAGATCTCATTGGCATTCCTTAAG GCCCGACGATTCCACAATTTTGGTCAGCCTTGCTTGTGGCAGTCTTTCTGGCATTGCATCATCAACAG CAACATTTCCACTGGACCTTGTGAGGAGAAGAAAGCAACTGGAAGGGGTTGCTGGTCGTGCCCGAGTGTATAATACTGGATTGTTTGGAATATTTCGACAAATAATCCGTACTGAAGGGGTGCGTGGTTTATATAGAGGAATCATGCCAGAATACTACAAGGTTGTTCCGAGTGTGGGCATTGTTTTCATGACATATGAAACATTGAAGAAGCTTCTGTCACATGCGCCTTTCAGCAGTTAG